In Gossypium arboreum isolate Shixiya-1 chromosome 5, ASM2569848v2, whole genome shotgun sequence, a single genomic region encodes these proteins:
- the LOC108451878 gene encoding uncharacterized protein LOC108451878 isoform X3 — MANGEEKNNDFYAVLGLNKECTQTELRTAYKKLALRWHPDRCSASANSKFVEQAKKKFQAIQQAYSVLSDANKRFLYDVGVYDSDDDENGMGDFLNEMTAMMSSENGEESFEELQELFEKMFQADIDSLDCSGQSPTSCSASSSFASYGDSSGSNNRSSSEMSSGETMPENIDTRLNHIFLGTDGTQGRHQATEKNQRRNNRRSRR, encoded by the exons ATGGCAAATGGAGAAGAGAAAAACAATGATTTCTATGCTGTTTTGGGGTTGAATAAGGAATGCACTCAAACAGAGCTCAGGACTGCTTATAAGAAACTTGCCCTG AGATGGCACCCTGATCGTTGCTCTGCCTCGGCAAATTCCAAGTTTGTGGAACAAGCCAAGAAGAAATTCCAGGCCATTCAACAAGCCTATTCTG TTCTGTCTGACGCAAACAAAAGGTTCCTGTACGATGTAGGAGTTTATGACAGTGATGACGACGAAAAT GGCATGGGAGACTTTTTGAACGAAATGACTGCCATGATGTCCAGT GAAAACGGAGAAGAAAGCTTTGAGGAATTACAGGAATTGTTTGAAAAAATGTTCCAGGCTGACATTGATTCATTAGATTGTAGTGGTCAGTCACCAACATCTTGCTCTGCTTCATCTTCGTTTGCGTCGTACGGTGACAGTTCGGGCTCCAACAACCGGAGTTCCTCCGAAATGAGTTCAGGGGAGACTATGCCGGAAAACATCGATACACGACTTAATCATATCTTTCTGGGG ACAGATGGAACACAAGGAAGACATCAGGCAACGGAAAAGAACCAGAGGAGGAACAATCGGAGGAGCCGGCGGTAG
- the LOC108451878 gene encoding uncharacterized protein LOC108451878 isoform X1 — translation MANGEEKNNDFYAVLGLNKECTQTELRTAYKKLALRWHPDRCSASANSKFVEQAKKKFQAIQQAYSVLSDANKRFLYDVGVYDSDDDENGMGDFLNEMTAMMSSENGEESFEELQELFEKMFQADIDSLDCSGQSPTSCSASSSFASYGDSSGSNNRSSSEMSSGETMPENIDTRLNHIFLGMEHKEDIRQRKRTRGGTIGGAGGSRRRNGQKQKFSSGHDDSSNYHGISAS, via the exons ATGGCAAATGGAGAAGAGAAAAACAATGATTTCTATGCTGTTTTGGGGTTGAATAAGGAATGCACTCAAACAGAGCTCAGGACTGCTTATAAGAAACTTGCCCTG AGATGGCACCCTGATCGTTGCTCTGCCTCGGCAAATTCCAAGTTTGTGGAACAAGCCAAGAAGAAATTCCAGGCCATTCAACAAGCCTATTCTG TTCTGTCTGACGCAAACAAAAGGTTCCTGTACGATGTAGGAGTTTATGACAGTGATGACGACGAAAAT GGCATGGGAGACTTTTTGAACGAAATGACTGCCATGATGTCCAGT GAAAACGGAGAAGAAAGCTTTGAGGAATTACAGGAATTGTTTGAAAAAATGTTCCAGGCTGACATTGATTCATTAGATTGTAGTGGTCAGTCACCAACATCTTGCTCTGCTTCATCTTCGTTTGCGTCGTACGGTGACAGTTCGGGCTCCAACAACCGGAGTTCCTCCGAAATGAGTTCAGGGGAGACTATGCCGGAAAACATCGATACACGACTTAATCATATCTTTCTGGGG ATGGAACACAAGGAAGACATCAGGCAACGGAAAAGAACCAGAGGAGGAACAATCGGAGGAGCCGGCGGTAGTAGACGGAGAAATGGGCAGAAGCAAAAGTTTTCCTCAGGCCATGATGATTCTTCCAACTATCACGGCATTTCTGCTTCATGA
- the LOC108451878 gene encoding uncharacterized protein LOC108451878 isoform X2, with product MANGEEKNNDFYAVLGLNKECTQTELRTAYKKLALRWHPDRCSASANSKFVEQAKKKFQAIQQAYSVLSDANKRFLYDVGVYDSDDDENGMGDFLNEMTAMMSSENGEESFEELQELFEKMFQADIDSLDCSGQSPTSCSASSSFASYGDSSGSNNRSSSEMSSGETMPENIDTRLNHIFLGLLFSNDGLKTDGTQGRHQATEKNQRRNNRRSRR from the exons ATGGCAAATGGAGAAGAGAAAAACAATGATTTCTATGCTGTTTTGGGGTTGAATAAGGAATGCACTCAAACAGAGCTCAGGACTGCTTATAAGAAACTTGCCCTG AGATGGCACCCTGATCGTTGCTCTGCCTCGGCAAATTCCAAGTTTGTGGAACAAGCCAAGAAGAAATTCCAGGCCATTCAACAAGCCTATTCTG TTCTGTCTGACGCAAACAAAAGGTTCCTGTACGATGTAGGAGTTTATGACAGTGATGACGACGAAAAT GGCATGGGAGACTTTTTGAACGAAATGACTGCCATGATGTCCAGT GAAAACGGAGAAGAAAGCTTTGAGGAATTACAGGAATTGTTTGAAAAAATGTTCCAGGCTGACATTGATTCATTAGATTGTAGTGGTCAGTCACCAACATCTTGCTCTGCTTCATCTTCGTTTGCGTCGTACGGTGACAGTTCGGGCTCCAACAACCGGAGTTCCTCCGAAATGAGTTCAGGGGAGACTATGCCGGAAAACATCGATACACGACTTAATCATATCTTTCTGGGG CTGTTGTTTTCGAATGATGGTTTGAAGACAGATGGAACACAAGGAAGACATCAGGCAACGGAAAAGAACCAGAGGAGGAACAATCGGAGGAGCCGGCGGTAG
- the LOC108452313 gene encoding dormancy-associated protein homolog 4 isoform X1, with product MGFLDKLWDETLAGPMPETGLGKLRKYGSFSAASSSPATADTSQVMITRSITILKSNSGLKNLSMDPGSAPCSPSGSSNPGTPLSPGTPTGDFRRFTRRKSPAEALQSEEPRSPTVYDWIVMSALDR from the exons ATGGGTTTTCTAGACAAACTTTGGGACGAAACGCTTGCCGGGCCTATGCCAGAAACCGGCCTCGGAAAACTACGAAAGTATGGTTCATTTTCAGCCGCATCATCATCGCCTGCTACCGCTGATACTAGTCAGGTTATGATAACTAGGAGCATTACGATTCTTAAGAGTAACTCTGGTTTGAAAAACCTATCTATGGACCCGGGTTCAGCTCCGTGTTCTCCTTCTGGGTCTAGCAATCCTGGGACACCTTTGTCAC CGGGGACACCGACTGGGGATTTTAGGAGATTCACGAGAAGGAAATCGCCGGCTGAAGCACTTCAATCGGAAGAACCTAGAAGTCCGACTGTTTACGATTG GATTGTGATGAGTGCTTTGGATCGTTGA
- the LOC108452313 gene encoding dormancy-associated protein homolog 4 isoform X2, which translates to MGFLDKLWDETLAGPMPETGLGKLRKYGSFSAASSSPATADTSQVMITRSITILKSNSGLKNLSMDPGSAPCSPSGSSNPGTPLSPGTPTGDFRRFTRRKSPAEALQSEEPRRL; encoded by the exons ATGGGTTTTCTAGACAAACTTTGGGACGAAACGCTTGCCGGGCCTATGCCAGAAACCGGCCTCGGAAAACTACGAAAGTATGGTTCATTTTCAGCCGCATCATCATCGCCTGCTACCGCTGATACTAGTCAGGTTATGATAACTAGGAGCATTACGATTCTTAAGAGTAACTCTGGTTTGAAAAACCTATCTATGGACCCGGGTTCAGCTCCGTGTTCTCCTTCTGGGTCTAGCAATCCTGGGACACCTTTGTCAC CGGGGACACCGACTGGGGATTTTAGGAGATTCACGAGAAGGAAATCGCCGGCTGAAGCACTTCAATCGGAAGAACCTAGAA GATTGTGA
- the LOC108453349 gene encoding trihelix transcription factor ASIL2 encodes MEEDEEIQSQPSNAAAGSPSPSSLSPSSNGRITVTVAAAPPSEPPPPEEPQLHEKTIVLALPPPQQTKNSGGGGGREDCWSEDATGVLIDAWGERYLELSRGNLKQKHWKEVADIVSSREDYRKTPKTDIQCKNRIDTVKKKYKLEKAKIAAGGGPSKWVFFEKLDQLIGPTAKTAVNVATAADGGSGGSTGLLSKVPMGIPVGIRSSLNPLRVSQLHERQQQQQKQPRMVALKDQNKMQIRKRAPMDTDSEEEEADSMDSLPPPTTGKRARRVVDKVVSSGGKGRKWGNSVRDLTQAILRFGEAYEQAETAKLQQVVEMEKQRMKLAKELELQRMQFFMKTQLEISQLKHGRRSGGIGNSSNHHTKINNSNNNNDNNNISGNSN; translated from the coding sequence ATGGAGGAAGACGAAGAGATCCAGTCCCAGCCCTCGAATGCTGCTGCCGGATCTCCATCTCCGTCCTCCCTATCACCTTCATCAAACGGTCGAATAACGGTAACGGTAGCCGCCGCGCCTCCTTCTGAACCCCCACCTCCGGAAGAGCCGCAGTTACATGAGAAGACGATCGTACTGGCGCTTCCGCCGCCGCAACAGACCAAGAACAGCGGCGGTGGAGGCGGGAGAGAAGACTGCTGGAGCGAAGACGCGACAGGGGTTTTGATCGACGCGTGGGGAGAGAGGTATTTGGAGCTGAGCCGTGGGAACTTAAAGCAAAAGCACTGGAAAGAAGTGGCGGATATTGTGAGTAGCAGAGAGGACTATAGGAAGACCCCGAAAACGGATATTCAGTGCAAGAACCGGATCGACACTGTTAAGAAGAAGTATAAGTTAGAGAAAGCTAAGATTGCAGCTGGAGGTGGGCCGAGTAAGTGGGTATTTTTCGAGAAGTTGGATCAACTTATTGGTCCCACGGCGAAGACTGCTGTTAATGTTGCGACGGCCGCGGATGGTGGCAGTGGTGGAAGCACTGGGTTGTTGTCTAAAGTACCTATGGGGATTCCTGTTGGGATCCGGTCCAGCTTGAACCCGCTTCGAGTTTCCCAGCTTCACGAAAGGCAGCAACAACAACAAAAGCAACCCAGGATGGTTGCATTAAAGGATCAGAATAAGATGCAAATTAGGAAACGGGCTCCGATGGATACGGACTCTGAGGAGGAGGAAGCGGATTCAATGGATAGTCTACCGCCACCTACGACGGGGAAGAGGGCAAGGAGGGTGGTTGATAAGGTTGTGAGTTCAGGAGGGAAAGGAAGGAAATGGGGGAATTCGGTTAGAGATTTGACTCAGGCGATATTGAGATTTGGGGAAGCTTATGAGCAGGCGGAGACTGCGAAGCTGCAGCAGGTGGTGGAAATGGAGAAGCAGAGAATGAAGCTTGCAAAGGAGCTGGAATTGCAGAGGATGCAGTTTTTCATGAAGACACAGCTGGAGATTTCACAGTTGAAGCATGGTAGAA